The Vigna radiata var. radiata cultivar VC1973A chromosome 6, Vradiata_ver6, whole genome shotgun sequence DNA segment AGATTTAGCTTAAACGGTATAAGACTTGAGTAAAAgtcatataaaacaaataaattagatTCTAAATATACCTCTTACCATTTTAatctacaaatttattttcatctgcGGTAATAGTCTCAACATGGATAGACTTTCTATCCATAGTTATCTCTTTTATATGACTCTGTAATCTTATTACGTTATCATCCAAAAGTTGAATGCTTccaaaatacaatatttatttcatatagtTAGAAAAGTCAATAGTCTAAGATTGTTCTATTTTAGGTTTCTCTTGAGCATTTTCTACTTGATGTGTTGGTGAGTTGTTATGTGTAGTTTTGGTTTAATCTTGGAATAAAAGAATGTATAGTTTGAATGATAAGTGTGTAACTTGAAATGTAAAATATGTCAATGtgatgaaataattatatatatatatatatatatatatatatatatatatatatatatatatatatatatatatatatatatatatatattggataGTGTATAAAGTTTATATGAATAAggtatgatttaaatattaaaaaatcaaaaatatatgTGAGCATGAGAATCTTGTGAATATGTGAAATGAAAGTGAAAGAATATGTGAGCATGAGAGTCTTTACAAATATCATTATTagaatttttctatttaaattttctatcaatattaattatgattattttttattaatatcaattaaaaaaaataaacagatgttgatgaaaaaaaaaaaactcaaatatataatattataagaataacTTCAATCAATAttaatctaaataattatagtgaacattaattgaaaataattttaattaacattaaataatgAGAAAACAAACTTTGTCAATTAAAATTCgatcaaaaatattattaccaatattaatatcttttcactattaacactaatttaatatttgaatactttttacatttaataataactgaaatactttatttaataatagtttgGATTTGAGaatttataaagaattttaaattattacttttttaggTATAATTTGGAAGTCCTTAATTGTATGTAGTCCAACAAAatcctaaaattttaatttcttttaaatattctaattcaaaataatattttctcataaaacatttcaaattctaaaaaaggttaatatttcttaaaatattttccaaacacactataaaacatataattgaagaaaaattagaaaagtaaGTTACAAAATGaacagaagaaaatgaaataatcttgtcaatgttatttatattaatgttatttatattaagaagtggattttaagtttaatttaatcatgtaaaatcagtttataaaGTAAAGTTTGCACcaacttatatataataaattgacCTTATGTTGAATTAGAATTTCCAAGACACTCCATCACACTCAGGTGTATGTATATTAAGAGTAAGACTAAATATAATTTGTCCATCAAAATAAATCTCACAAGGATAAATTCTAACCCATGACTTGATACAATGTTAAGAAGTCAAATCCTAAAAAATCGATTTACACTATATTGTAAATTAGTCTTATTTCAATAACTTAGAAATTTATTAGTGAGAACgcttattattactttataattaaaaataattatgaagcTTTAACTAGTTgtaaatgaatttgaatttattgtttttatatatatatttattcatttttgtttttttattctttcttgtaTACTTAatatggaaaaaataaataaaacattcattttatattctttccaattttaaaaatttatatttttttctatttctatagATTCTACACCAATTTTTCTATGTATGAATGTTAATTATATGAccaatttaagtaatttttcctcttatttatttttctgattttgtactttatttatcccattttacatttattatttatatcttgTGGTATTACTATAAAAAGTAGACAATTCCACAAGTTTCTCCAACATCACTCGTTATATTTGATAGAagaaatgatttatatttttttctttgtgttctGTTTAGTGAATAGTCATGATAGTAATAGAGTTCATGGCGTTCCGCACACACTCCAAAAAGAAGATTTGGAGTTAGAAAGAGAATTGAAACTCATTAACAAATCTCCAGTGAAGAGTATtcatgtattttatatttttcatatatttcattagcgattttctttctttagttCAATTTGATGTCGCTATTTgctttgataaaaaaatcatatatactgtatttttttttttttattttgtagacAAAATATGGATATATTGTTGACTGTATTGATATTTATAAACAACCAGCATTTGATCATCCTTTATTAAAGAATCATAAGTTACAGGTATGTTATTTTGAACATTCTCAAATTTgttaattgttattaattatatttgtttctgttttatttaaagattaaatatgtttttaatgtttaaactTTCACacgaaattgaaatttgttgataTTCAAAAGTTTCACACATTTTggtttcaaaatgaatatatatagtttatttaacatatttaacacTATTTTATGATAGAGAAAACCCagctttcaaaactcatttgAAAAGACAAGTGTGGAGAATTCTTCTACTAAATTCATATTCGGACTTGAGAAAGATGAATGTCCCAGAGGAAGTGTTCCTATCAGAAGAACAACAAAAGATAATCTCATTCAAAGCAAATTATTATCCAATGATCATGTCTTGCTTGAAAATAATCCTGGTGTCCATGTAAGTTTTTTCTTGtataacaaaaattgaaaatgttaatttatttctatattcATCATCTAATCTTTCAATTTGAATAATCATTTGAATCTTCTAAATTTTGTAGGTTGCAGAAGTTTATCTTCCAATATCATTTGGTCCTTATTACAAAGTTAGTGGAACTAATAGCATTTATAATCCACAAATTAAGACAAAGGATCAATTGAGTTTTTCTCATATGTGGGTTCGAAAGGGACCTATAGATACTAGAAACGAAATCTCTTTCGGATGGCATGTGAGTTTGAATTTGGTCTTATTATCATCTTAATTTTACACATATAAAATGAGTTTTAgtttatacttattattttaatttgtgtgtCAATTTACACAGGTGGCTCCACGAATTTATGGTGATAGTGCAACTTATATTTTCGCAGCATGGACAgtaagaagaaatttatttatatgtttttataatcttaaacatgtttatttttaaaaaatctaatatGGTATATATTTGATGGGAATGTAGTCCgataatttcaaaaaaacaGGATGCTACAATGTACATTGTTCAGGATTTGTTCAAACTGATCCAGCAAAGTATCTTGGTTCTATTGTGGATAAAACATCTACCTATGGTGGAGAAATGATTGAGCATCCAATGTCTATTACACTGGTGATGTTGATGGCATAAAAGTGTGATTATAAGAAGATATTTAATGGTAAAcataactaataaatatttatatatatttcaggaCCTAAAGACAAATAATTGGTGGTTAAATATCTTGGAACATAATATTGGATATTTTCCTGGAAAATTGTTCTCAAATTTGATTTCAGCTGATGAAATAGGTTGGGGTGGAAGAACAATAACTTCTGTTAACACTCCGAGTCCTCCAATGGGGTCTGGATATTTTCCAGATAAAAATTTTGTTCATGCATGTTATTTTAGACATGtctcatttcaaaatatatcatTGCAAGATTATGGACCTTCAACATTTCGTACAATATTACAGAATGACAATTCTGATTGTTTTGGTGTTGACTATTATGGAGATCTCGGAAATGAAGTTGGATATTCTCTCCAATTTGGAGGACCAGGCGGTGACTGTCGAAATTGATGTAAAGAAAAtgtatctttaacaattttttttaacaacttttttcaaCCGCTTATgtgtgatagtttgtgattggtccgtttgaaatatacaaaccaataaaatagtgatacataatctgtggtcaaaaattattaaaaaaaattgttaaaatatcatttttctctatgcaaataaaaactcaataaaattcaacaattcaaaCTATTATTGTCAAATCTTCAATATTTACGTAttcaaattaaaactttattaatttcCCTTCTATTATTCACATCAATTCtcttaaatatcatttaaaattttacattctctgtaatcaaaataattaattatcttgcatagttatgaatatattttatgacttatataatttaatctcTATATGGTATCATTACATTTTGTATagcaaaataaagataaaaatacatTGAATTCCTTTTCTAAAACACTCACAACTATGATTATTGCATATGCAGAACAAGTAAATTAGACAGAGAAATATAATACCAGTAATTCAATTACTTGGTTGGCAGGGTTATCTAAAATGGAGGTTCTcgatgttaattatataaatagtaaccaatgataaatataattaataaataacatatataaagaATCTACCCACATTTATTCACATAGTAGGAAAGGAAATTACTGAACTGGGAAGAAATCGTTtgatatttcatatatatatatatatatatatatatatagatatagatatagatatagatatattaaaattagtgttttatatttcatatttcatatGAATAGTATATTAACTTATGTATTATTGttctattttgaatatttattttttattaaaagtattgaTAATAATACTATATTGGAAAAAGTTatactaattaatataatttaatctgTCTATATTACTAGATATAGtatgatatttaatttcattaaataatgaACTGAAATTAGTGTATATTCGAATTGAATTATTTGTAGAAATGTTTAAATACGTTAATCAGTaagtaataaaagataattttgcattacttaaaataattaggTTTAGTAGCTTATATGTAATAGTTGGGTCTaaacttctaaaattttctcactgaaaatgaattatgacaacaaaaaaatataattattttggaaaaacaaatatataaataggatTTCATTAAAGAGAAAGTATCTAAATATGTGACTAAATCCACATAGgccaaaaaacaacaaaaaatataattattttagagaaaaagtatataaataggATTTCATTAAAAGAGAAAGTATCATAATAATGTAGGAAGAAGTATGTGATTAAATCCACAtaggaaaaaaaacaattaaaagtagCATATATGTGTGACTTTGCATAggcaacaaaaaaatatagttattttggAGAAAACGTATATAAATAGGATTTCATTAAAGAGAAATATCTCAACGTAAAAAGAAATATGTGATTAAATTCATAAAGGACaaaaaaccaattaaaagtaacatataCATTTCACTTTCACTTTGCAtatatgacaaaaaaatatataattattttggagaaaaattatataaataggaTTTCATTAAAGAGAAAGTACCCAAGTGTAGAAAGAATTATTATAGTTGCATTCTAAAGAAATAACTTGTCACAAAATGATCATCTAACCTAAGAGgcataatataatatacttttttaattattttacaactctataaattaatattttattaaaaaagtagttATACGGTGAATATATGTAATGAATAGtgatgttaatatattatttttctaaacattatcaaataattattaattctttcgatattatattaagttttatcttgtctaattttaattttgaaaagtttgaaaatgaaaaatctgtttttaattataacaattaatttgtatgaacataaatatttaatttaaaagttttatcgAATTATGTTTTATGTTAGTTCATAACTAATTTTGGattaatgtttataaaatagCTCATTGTAATTTACTATAATTTAGAATAAGTaccaatattaaataaagacCGAAGAAACCATTGAGATAAAGTTagtataacaaatattttgcaAGACtaggtattttattttagtcttctattaaattaagatttcaaattctttatttaaattaaactatgtTCCTCCATATAACacgagaaaagaaagaataaaatattgtatttcttatttaatcataaagagagagtacaattgatataatatatatataattattcagaacaatataaaaaggaatataagtataaaaatatatgaacataaatgcacagatatgaacaaagaataaaataattccaatataaTGAGAGGAGAATTTTAGATGATTTTAATAGCTTTGGTAGGgatttcatatgtttttatagaatttcaagTTGTTCTCTTAAAACTTTTATGTCAAGTAAGAATAGTAGTTGGTGAAGCAAGGGGTGGGGATGCACGAACTATCATGACATACAAGCTATCTCTTTCTTCAGCTTTCCTAATCATCTAAAGGGTTGACTTGTCCtgtatttcacatgaaaatttagaaatgataattttacaagatatagatttagttaactttgtgaCCGAAATAAGATTGACTAAAAAATTAGGAACGAACAAGACATTATGTAAGGTAAGGTGTGGGCCAAGAGAAACTGTACCAGAAATATGAGCAAATGAAGAGTTCTTGTTGGGTAGAGAAATTGCAATTGGTgagattttatgataataaataaaatgagacaaagaacTGGATATATAATCAGTAGCACCTGTATGACTCCCTAGACCAGTAGAATGTGTGACTGTGGGattagattgaggaagaagtgcCAATAGACCTTGAATTTGCTCTTGAGAAAGTTCCATAGTTGAGGAATGTGGTTGCGCCtgagaattattagaagaaaaaacaacTGCAGAAGTCATTGAAGGAGAATAAATTGTAAGAAAGCCAAGAACAagaggtagaagatgaagatttttGGTAGTAAGAGAATTGGTTGCGGAAGAAGGTGatcaagaattaattttcttctgataACATGTTAcaagagaagaaagaatgaaatattgtatttcttatttaatcataaggagagagtacaattgatatatataattgttcagagcaatataagaatataagtataaaaatatatgaacataaatgcacagatatgaatagagaataaaataattccaatataaTGAGAGGAGAATTTTAGATGATTTTAATCGCTTTGGTAGGGATTTCATCtgtttttatagaatttcaagTTGTTCTCTTAAAACTTTTATGTCAAGTAAGAATAGTATTAGAATTATTTCACTCAcacattcattttctttgagaTGATTTATGGAAACGAAAACATTAATAATTCAAAGTTGAGCTATATCAATGAGTCATAGTTAACGAGTTACATAATTCGATCACTTGAGTGACCTTTTAAcattcaaaagtaaaaataacaCTCTTACTAAAGAgtaaaattctaatatatatttatatatattataaaataaagttgataatagagaaaagaaagaacaagaagagaacATGAGAATTATAAGAATTAATGAAGACTgactttttgtgttttattcctttgatgaaaagttttatttataactcaaagaatataacctaaaaattacaaatagttaatataaatagttaaaattaattatagaaaatcAATGGATAACCATTTATTCATAAGATTTTTCTTTCCTTGAGTGTTTATTGATTAGAAAATGTCTTGTTAaaattttacaagaaaaaacattttcagataaaaaggaaaaaccaGTTATTCAGTTTAACTATTATCCACATCATGATAGATTCAGGATGACCTAATTGATCATGTTAAACAAGAAATTCATTTTGATTGGTAAGTTTCTGGCTTAAATGACATGCATTTCAATTGTATTAATATATGTGTAATACAAGCCATAAGAGAAGGTTGGTAGTTTTTCACAATTTTGATTCATAAGTTTTTGACTTACAATGACATGTGTTTCAATTGTACTAATATATGTGTAGTACAAGCCATAAGAGAAGGTTGATAATTTCCAACACACAATTTTGACTCCGTTGTAATATAGTggtaaaaacatatttcattttttgtctCAATATGATATCCATTTAAATGAATATCCTTGAAATGTAATAAGCTTCAATTATACTTCTTGGTAGAAGTATATTAGTTCTTCCAAAGCCTTCAATTATATTTGTGGtacaaataatcataaataatgcCAATATTGACTCATCGTGTAACCAAACAAGAGAAAATTTGTTACTCTTAAGAATTGTATAAATTGTTTCACTATCACCAAGACACAACATATTTATTAGTCTATACAACACTACTACATACCAAATaatcaaacatataattaaattttaatagatttaatAACATCAATTTGTTACATGTATCATCCAAAATTAATCAACTTCGCAagtcatatattataatataatatcaaataaaactaTGTATAAAACATTATCTCGAAAAAACTTtaacctttatatatatatatagtataacaaaatcaaaaaccaCAAATcgatatatgtataatatattattaacttaaaatatatctatatgtattatatgtataatatattagtGTTTGAATATCTCCATTCACACTTCTTTAACAATTACTATATAAATGTTCATCATACTCAGTTTACATATACATTctataatacaaaagaaaacacataaaACCAACATTTGCACatgcatattatatatatatatatatatatatatatatatatatatatatatatatatatatatatatatatatatatatatatatatatcatagaaaattttccttaaattaaattataataaaaaaatacataaaaagcTTCATCACATAAAGATgttgcaaagaaaaaaaaagtgtttctatgttctttttcct contains these protein-coding regions:
- the LOC106763348 gene encoding uncharacterized protein LOC106763348, whose product is MQSGRELEVVSELKIDDRTETVGIPKQIVINDKAKLFDRRIWKALKYPVIAKPLVADGSAKSHKMALVYNHEGLNSLKPPVVVQELVNHGGVIFKVYVIGERVRCVKRKSLPDVEEEELMKVWEDLWAFSQFSNLASDERIDDKYYKMMHLDDAEMPPLSFVTQIDNHDSNRVHGVPHTLQKEDLELERELKLINKSPVKSIHTKYGYIVDCIDIYKQPAFDHPLLKNHKLQRKPSFQNSFEKTSVENSSTKFIFGLEKDECPRGSVPIRRTTKDNLIQSKLLSNDHVLLENNPGVHVAEVYLPISFGPYYKVSGTNSIYNPQIKTKDQLSFSHMWVRKGPIDTRNEISFGWHVAPRIYGDSATYIFAAWTSDNFKKTGCYNVHCSGFVQTDPAKYLGSIVDKTSTYGGEMIEHPMSITLNDNSDCFGVDYYGDLGNEVGYSLQFGGPGGDCRN